In Podarcis muralis chromosome 7, rPodMur119.hap1.1, whole genome shotgun sequence, the genomic stretch GTCCTCAACTACTCCGTCAAACTGCAAGCAGAATGGACGCCATTTCTGTGGAGCAAGAGCATTCGGTTACTTCCTGCCCCGCAAGAGTCTCAAGATCAACCAGCCTCAAGCCTCACACCCAACACAAACCTCTTTAGCAGGTTCGGATTTAAGATCCTCCGGGTCGAGCACATCAATCTTAAGATGGCTAAAGTCCTTCCTGAATTCAGTGTAGATCTGGTCGTCAGCTTTGGTAAGTTTCAGGAATTTGGGATCAACTGAAGAAATGAGCTACGCATGGGGAAAGTAGGCAAGGTTTAAGTGGGAAGAACAGAAAACAGGATTGCTACCACCACTCTTTCATCCAGGCTCTTAAGTGACTGAAGCAAGCCTTCTGCACACCAGTTTTGTGATGTAGGGCTCACACTCAAAGCACCTACAAAACATGGGAGGAAAAGACTTTGTGACAAGACCTCAGACTCCAAGGGGCTTTGACAATTATGTGGCCAATCCTGCCACTGGGGGGCTAGGAAAGGGTTGTCCTGTATTGCTCCCAACGCCCTCTAAGGTTGAGGGTGGCTGGCAGCTTTATGCCCAAGGTGTCTAGAGCACGAAGGCTAaaccataaaaaaaataaaaatactcccATTCCTGCGGAAACGGGAGCTCTTGGCCACAATGCGGTGGATGCCACACCTACATGCTCCACATCTTTCTGTGGCCAGAGGATGCTTATATAACAGttcctcagccatgaaactctgaGCTCCTTTGCTGAGCATCAATTAAGCCCTCGGGGAAGAGAGGAGATATTTTGCAATTGGATTCTATCTAACCCAGTGGGAGGGAAACTGGTGGTCAGAATTAGTGGCTGGGCTCCCAAGGCCAGCCAAAAACTAGCCCTCAATTTATACAATGAAGCAGTCACTGCCGAGGATATTGCCCAATGCTAGCTGAAAAGCCAGCAGAAACAACTGCTCCTGAACTACCTGGAGAGCACCACTGTCGTACAAACATCAATTACCTGGATGTGGGGATGCCCTCAAGTGTGTACACTGAATTAAGGGAGCCAAGCAAAGTGTGCTTTGCCGCAGGagtgggacctgggagaccagggttcaaatccctgctagccatgaaactcactgggaaaGCTTGGGGGTGGGCCATCGCTGCCTCTCGACCTAActtacaggtaaagggacccctgaccattaggtccagtcgtggccgactggggtttcggcgctcatctcgctttactggccgagggagccggcgtacagctttccaggtcatgtggccagcatgactaagccgcttctggcgaaccagagcagtgcatggaaacaccgtttaccttcccgccacttgcactttgacgtgctttcgaactaagttggcaggagcagggaccgagcaacgggagctcaccccgtcacggggatttgaaccaccgaccttctgatcggaaagtcctaggcccagtggtttaacccacagcgccacctgcgtcccgaccTAACCTATGTGGGGCTTAAACAAAGAGGGGAGGAAAGAACCATGAGTACCACTTCCGAGTTTCTTGGAGAGAAAAAGGGtggttataaatgcaataaataagtgtGCTTGAGCACACAGGCACTCTGTAGACAGAAGCAcagctccccgcccccaaatgcCTAAAACCTGCTCTAGGCAAGCAAACGAGACATTTTTGCCACTCTCCTGCCCCTTCCATTCCTCTACCTGGGAGCCTCCATGTCATCCTCCAGGGCTtggaagatgcacctctttgccTTATCTTTTGACACTGGAGGCTTATGTTTCTTTGAACTCAGCTTGTTTTTATACTTGGAAGTtgcatttatacagtggtacctcaggggacgcgggtggcgctgtgggttaaagcctcagcgcctaggacttgctgatcgaaaggtcggcggttcgaatccccgcagcggggtgcgctcccattgctcggtcccagcgcctgccaacctagcagttcgaaagcacccccgggtgcaagtagataaatagggaccgctctggcgggaaggtaaacggcgttccgtgtgctgcgctggctcgccagatgcagcttgtcacgctggccacgtgacccggaagtgtctgcggacagcgctggcccccggcctatagagtgagatgggcgcacaaccctagagtctgtcaagactggcccgtatgggcaggggtacctttaccttacctcaggttaagtacttaattcattccggaggtccattcttaacctgaaactgttcttaacctgaagcaccactttagctaatggggcctcctgctgccgccggagcatgatttctgttctcatcctgaagcaaagttctgaacccgaggtaatatttctgggttagcggagtctgtaacctgaagcgtctgtaacccgaggtaccactgtattgtgtttgaaTCCACCCTGGGGCTTTAGGGCAAATGGTTGTAAAcaaataccgtggtaccttgggttacatacgcttcaggttacagactctttgttgttgttgtttagttgtttagtcgtgtccgactcttcgtgaccccatggaccacagcacgccaggcactcctgtcttccactgcctcccacagtttggtcaagctcatgctggtagcttcgagaacactgtccaaccatcttgtcctccgtcgtccccttctccttgtgccctccatcatacagaaatagtacctcgggttaagaactttgcttcaggatgagaacagaaattgtgctccggcggcgcggcagcagcaggaggcctttgttagctaaagtggtgcttcagattaagaacagtttcaggttaagaacggaccaccggaacgaattaagtacttaacccgaggtaccactgtaagactAATTAATACCGAGCAGGGGCGACCGGATTGAGGGGCGATGCGGTGTAGGGTTCGTTGTCACCTCCAAAGGCAGGGCCGGCTCCCCTCCTCCTGTGGCCCAGCAAGGCAGAGGGTCCCCCCAGcagggagacccccccccctcaattgcccacccctccctcccccccccacgcccATAGGACTCACGTTGAAGTAGACCTCGGCGTGCTGGTGGGCCTTCATGGCCCAGATCATCTCCACGGTGGgctgcaaagagagagaaagagagagaggaggaggtccCAGGCTGCTCCCTGTGTCCCCGCGAGGGTCCGGCCCGCCCCCTGCTCCCCACCCGGCCCCTGGCTCACGTCGTTCCCGTAGGCCTCGGCCGGCAGCGAGAGGGCGGCGGCCGCGGCGGCGGCTTCATGGGCGCCCTgcaaggtgggagagagagaaagagagccagTGAGgaagcggcggggggggggcgacgtCGCCGCCATGGCAACCCGGCCGCCCCTTCCCCTCTTCCGCACGCTCACCAGCGCGGCCAGGCCGCCTCCTGCGGGCGCCGCCATCTTGGTCGCGGGGCTGGGCTGTGCGCAGGCGCCGACGGAAGGGGCGGGGCCCTGGACGCGGGGCGGGGCTTGGCCCCTGGCGGCTGAGCGGGGCAGGGAACTGAGAGCGTCCAGGGCGAGGAGAGGGGCGAGCGGGGTTTGCGCGCCGCCCTCCGCCTTCGGGATGCTTGGTCCCTTGGAATCCATCGCCTGCCACCCCTCCGTCTCTCgtttcctttattattattactattattatttaaaaaaaaaaaataattttattattagattttccacaatgataacacaaaccacaaagcaaaatgatacacgaaaacagaaaaaggaaaaagaaagggaacaataaacagataaacaataacaacaaactttgttgtttagtcgtgtccgactcttcttgaccccctggaccagagcacgccaggcactcctgtcttccactgcctcccgcagtttggtcaaactcatgctggtaacctcgaaaacactatccaaccatctcgtcctctgtcgttcccttctccttgtgccctccatctttcccagcatcagggtcttctccagggagtcttctcttctcatgaggtggccaaagtactggagcctcagcttcaggatctgtccttccagtgagcactcagggctgatttccttcagaatggagaggtttgatcttcttgcagtccatgggactctcaagtgtcttctccagcaccataattcaaaagcatcaattcttcagcgatcagccttctttatggtccatctctcacttccatacatcactactggggaaatcatggctttaactatacggacctttgttggcaaggtgacgtctctacttctcaagatgctgtctaggcctgtcattgcccttctcccaagaatcaggcgtcttttaatttcaattcttcacaaatccaaccttttaaacatcttggctgacttcctcaaatccctcccttctgagttttctTGTAATTGAAAGTAatagctttccaatatcattattaaactaaaacaatttccaattatagtccatcttattcacttttcttaacattctaaatcccatttatttaattatgacttagtttaatcctaggcctatttgtttctttcaagtaatttctaactTTTTATATCATatacataaggaccaggcaggatttctgccttttttattattattattaacatataaaacacatatacatttacacaatacatgTACACAACAGACTAcctaattttcataacataaaacatacctacattatataatacctacctatactgtacatatcaacgtacctacacacctaccccacacggacacccaccaagtgacttgacttgcAGCCGTTTTTGTTACGcaactttatttttccaactagcttgaacacatttcattatttctttaatctctccttctatcttaactttactctcctttcaatctaatcattttctggattcactcagtatctgtcagaaattctactttttccacatgatttttttcaaaaaaaaattattaccgtcattttcacaaatttataaacaaacaaacaaacaaacacaaatcataatcttttTAGAAATTATACTCATtagcattgttaagtgacttccccttggttgaatttccatgcatatccatttaacggttttccaaatcacagttcttataaaatttacctttagctttaacaTCTTTCAATCTTTACCTTTTGAAATTACACAAAttgattcatcacttaacatataaaatcctaagcctattATCTGCAAGTTATTTCCaactaatttaacttaacatatttaattaaataatcattacatttttcccattcttcttgGTTTTCTACATAATTTTTTATGTattccttattcactttttgtaccatatctcctcttatccgTCTCTCGTTTCGAATGGCATTTCAATGGCTGCTTTTTTCCTGTTTTATTCAACATCTGCGCTCTGTTCTCTGGGAAGGGTTCCTACATCtcaggggatggactagatgggccttgggatTCCTCCTAgcttgcaattctatgattcttcgcTCTGTGCAACAGTCAGCGCAACTCACGGGCCGTCAGATCTTTCTCTGAACATATCTTGCAAGCAGTGTGCtccttatattgtatttttcctGTATTACAACCGGTATTCTAAAGTATTCAAAcaataagaaataaaattaaaagcaacAATTAAAAAGCACACCGCATCTTGCACAGTGGTGCTAAGACCCTGAGCAGTTTTCAAGCGGTCTGGGGGggtagtttgggaaccactgatttatgGCAAGTGCAGggtgtgagctttgtggctgcagAGCTCTTCTGCTGGGACAGAACTAGGCCTTGCGAGTCACTTGAGAGAGACCCACTCTTGTTGGCTGGGCCTGAAGGGAATTGCGCCCCAGTAACACTTGGAgggacaaacctagatagcatcttaaaaagcagagacatcaccttgctgacaaaggtcagtccagttcaagctatggttttcccagtagtgatgtatggaagtgagagctggaccataaagaaggctgatcgccaaagaattgatgcttttgaattctggtgctggaggagactcttgagagttccatggactgcaagaagatcaaacctctccattctgaaggaaatcagccctgagtgctcactggaaggacagatcccgaagctgaggctccaatattttggccacctgatgagaagattccctggaaaagaccctgatgttgggaaagatggagggcacaaggagaaggggacaacagaggacgagatggttggacagtgttctcgaagctaccatcatgagtttgaccaaactgcgggaggcagtggaagtcaggagtgcctggcgtgctctggtccatggggtcacgaagagtcggacacgactgaacgactcaacaacaacacttggaggGTGAGGTACAGAGAtactgctgccgcagcccctccAGCTCCAGAGCAAAGGGGCACAAGCCTTCTGCTATGCAGGGAGGAGCTTCAACTTGTGGGCCGCCTCCCTTTTTTTGTTACATGTGTTGAGAACAGGGGGCAGTTggatgcctccaggaagcccaccagcaggacAGAAGTCTTCTGCAGCTTCTGTTCTCTAGCAGGTGGTATCCAGTGGTACACTGCCTCTGATGCCGGAGGTTCCATATAGACATCCTGACTGGTTGCCTTTGGTAGCCTCCTCCTCATCGCATTCGTCCAATCCACTTTGATAGCCATCTAAGCCTCCAGCCACCACCTCGTCTTGTGGCAGTGCGTTCCAAAAgttcagctacattggcaaagaaaaagtgttttacatgcgttgttaataataataataataataaaatttatttatactccgccctccccagccaaggccgggctcagggcggctaacaaccaataataaaaacaagttgaatgaatacaacttaaaaacaagattaaaatacagtggtacctcgggttacatacgcttcaggttacatactctgctaacccagaaatattacttcgggttaagaactttgcttcaggatgagaacagaaattgtgctctggtggcgcagtggcagcaggaggccccataggctaaagtggtgcttcaggttaagaacagtttcaggttaagaacggacctccagaacgaattaagtacttaacccgaggtaccactgtaccactgtgcgggaggcagtggaagacaggcgtgcctggcgtgctctggcccatggagtcacgaagagtcggacacgactaaacgactaaacaacaacaacaaaccactgtaCAACATTAGAACATTAAAATTCACtttaacactgtgacaccagatggcgctgtggagtttcGTTTTTGCTAACCTGATTTCTCAATACAAAGTTTAAAACACGTTTAACCGAAAcatttctttgatgtgtctagatcctgTATCTCCCTGCAGTTGCTATCTAACTTGACAGCGAGAGGGGGAAACTTGCTTCTCTCTTTACTACCTCTGCCCATGCCTTTATCGTATCTTCTGtcatgagttccttggagaaaacggTGGCAGTATGCAAATACTGTAGTAGTATTTGTCATGATGAAGATGCACCTGAAATCAAAGTAATCGGCTGCCCTACCATTTGTAGCCCCCAGAGGACACCAGAGCACTGCAGTACTGCCCGCTGCCTGCTGAtgtcggctgctgctgctgctgtgttttgcCCGTTTACGCAGCAGGCTCTTTGCAAGGAGGGGAtgcgtggaggggggggggggcatcttggCCAGGGATGAAAGCGGCCCGCCGCTTCTGCCAGAACCTCCCGTCGCCTTATAACGGTACGCTAATGAGCCCCGTGAGGCAACGTGGGGGTCAGACCACCCCAAAACATCGAGGCGCTTGAGGCTGAAACTCCGAGCTGCACGGAGACAATCAGGCTAATTCAAAGGACGCGAAATTCCCCGGAGAGGCGCTGGCGGCCCCCCTGCGCTGCCCCCGACGCGCCAGGCCCGTCCATCTTGCCACGCAGGGCGGCTCCAGCAGCAGGCAACGTCCTCGGGGCGGGTGGCTGCGTGTGCGCCGGAGCTGCCCCGGTGGCGCGCCCTGCCGGGGATGCCAAGAAGCCCCTGACCAAAAGGAGGGCGACGCTTCCACCGCCCCCTTTCCCTCGTCCTGGCTGGGGGGCAGGACAGTCGAGCTCCATGGCGAGTTAACCCTCCCGCTCACGGATCGTGCGCCCTCCCCGGTCTAAAGACCATCCGAAGGGGGCATGGAGAAGGACGAGACGGGGCGGGGGTGCAGGTGTGCCTCCAGGCAgaccctcctctcccctctccgtTATGGCAGATCGCCAGCTCCAATCCTGCCCGGGGTCTGCGCGCCCCGAGCTGCCATCACCCAGCTCCAAGCTGCCGGGCGCGCACGCAGGCGCCGGGGCCGGGCTCCAGGGATGGTCTCGCTGGGGAGGCGCCTTCGGTGGAGGCTAGGCGCTGTCCGGCCGGCCCCGCGGCCCCCCAGGACGTCTGCCcggcgagaggaggaggagggggctgccgctcgctcgctcgcctctCCCCCCGccttgcgcagcggcagcagcggctgctcctcctccccACGCGGGTTGCTGCGGGAGGCGGCCGGGCGGTCGCGCTGGCAACGCGCAGCGCCAGGCGAGAGATGcgggaggcggcagcagcagcagcaacggggATGGCGCCGCCGCCGGGAAGGACCAGCGCCCCGCCCGCCGCCGGGCCCGCGTCGCGCCTCTGAAGGTAGGCGAACGGCTCCAAGGGCGGGCAGAGGCCGGCGGGCCAGGCGCGGCGCAGGTGGGGCGGCCGGCTGGGCCCAAGCTCTGCCCGGCTCCAGAGGACGCCTATTGCTGCCTTGCAGGGCGAGGCTGCGCCACCGCCCCGGCCAAGGGCATCTAAGCGCCTGGCACCGGGGCGAGGCGCTAGGGCGCGCGAGGAGGCATCGCCCTGGCCCTTGGCTCCCGGTACCCGGAGCTCCCGGCAGGAGCAGCTCCACGTCCAGGGGAAGCCGGCCCTGCTGctgctttgcgggggggggggcgggttgcatGGGACCCCCCCAGAATTGGAGTCGCGGGGAATCGGTCTATGGAAATGGAATCAATCCGAGCTGGGTCGCCGGCTGCTTCCTCGTAGCGGCGCTCGGAGAAGCCCTTTCCGGAAGGGTCTGTCCAGCTTGGACTGAAGTCCCCTCCCCCGCCTTGGGCCTTTTAAATCGGGCTCTCCGATGGTCCCGTCCCGTCTCCCAGCTGCCCGCCCTCCACCTGCCCTGGTGGTCTTTGTAGGATGGAGAAGCCCCTCGGGGATGAACGAGAGATCTTTGCAGAGGCAACAGCCCGGCACCGAGCCTGGGCGCGGAAGCGATTGCTGCGTCGGATCCCTCGGCCTTGCCAGCGGGGAGGGTTCCGGCGCAGGGTCCGTAGGGGGCGCCACTGAGCCAtttggggaaggggcagagcGTGAGCAGGGTGTAGCAGTTGAATGGAGTAGGAGGCGGGCAGGGTGAGCTTTCTTCAAACTACCTGGGCGAGGGAGCGCAGGAGTGCGCAGACAGGGCTGGCCTCGAAGGCGGGGGCTCCAAGCCCCTCTTGTGGGGGGGATTGAAGCACCTTTGGGCGCGGGATGGGGAAGGTGTCACGATGACTCTCAGCTCGTGGGGATGCGGTGGGGGCAGATAAGTCATGGCCTGGAGGGCGTCAACCTCCGAAACAGGTGCAGCGCTGCACCTGTTGGGCGCCCGTCAAAGACAGGGGCGGTATGTGCGAGGCTGAGGCGGGGGTCCAAACCCAGCGCGGGCTGGCAGCTCTAGAGCCTCCCCGGCTAGGCGAGGCAAGTGCAGGGCCTGATCCTCCGGCCCAGAGGCGGCCCGGCCCCTGGCGGCCCCCGTCTCTCCCCGcaggcctcctcctccagccgGGCGCGGCCCGCTGGTGCTTCGTCACGACGCTCCGCTCGCTGGCTGGCTGCTtccccggcggcggcgggcggaGGCTCCCAGGCACACAACGCGCGCGCCCTCGGAGCGGCAGCCTTCGGCGTCGGGTGCTCGGCGCTGCCCGCGCAGTCCCCGCAAGCAGCAGCCTCGCTCGCCCGGCCTGGTAAGTGGCGACTTTCTACGGAGGCAGGAGGCAGTTGGGGGTACACCTGTTGGGTTTTTGTCTGTCGTAGACCTCTCAAAAgacagagcgggggggggggcaataagcCAGTCCGGCCTGGgccccctttcctccccaagcTAGCTGGGAATCGCTCCTTCCTTCCGTTGCGCCTCCTGCGTAATTGGACTAATTTTG encodes the following:
- the PBDC1 gene encoding protein PBDC1, with the protein product MAAPAGGGLAALGAHEAAAAAAALSLPAEAYGNDPTVEMIWAMKAHQHAEVYFNLISSVDPKFLKLTKADDQIYTEFRKDFSHLKIDVLDPEDLKSEPAKEKWRPFCLQFDGVVEDFNYGTLLRLDCSKGYTEENTVFATRIQFFAIEIARNREGYNSVVYNSAKKASSATLEVSSG